The window TCTCTGGAAGGACGTAAAAACCGGGCCATCAGCTCCTGAAGTGGTATATGCAGTTATTGAAATACCTAAAGGATCTCGAAACAAGTATGAATATGATAAGGATATGGAAGCATTTGCCCTGGATAGGGTGCTTTATTCCCCATTCCATTACCCTGCTGAATATGGTATAATACCACAGACTCTTTACGATGATGGTGATCCCATGGATATTCTAGTCATCATGGACCAGGCCACCTTCCCAGGATGCGTAATTGATGCCCGTCCCATAGGCATGATGCGCATGATAGATGGAGGGGACCAGGATGACAAGATCCTGGCTGTTCCAGTGGAAGATCCACACTATAAAGATGTGCAAGACATCAATGATGTGCCTCAAGCTTTCCTGGATGAGGTAGCTCACTTCTTTGCAGAGTACAAAAGACTGGAAGGAAAAGAAACTGAAATTCTTGGATGGGAAAATGCTACCAAGGCTAAAAAAGCCATAGTTCACTCCATGGAATTGTACCAGGAATAAATAATAAAAAAAGTTATGTTCAATGATTTAACTCATTAGATAAATACTAAAAAAACTATAATTGAGGGATTTATTTGTATTTAATATCCAAAATAGATGACACAGTAAGAATCCCACCCAACCGGTTTGATGAACCTCTGAAAGAGGTGGCCAGCGAGATAATAAATGAATCCTACGTTGGCAAAATTGACAAAAAAATGGGATTAATGGTCACTGTAAAAGACATAGAAAAAATAGGGGTGGGTAAAGTCATAATGGGTGACGGAGCCGCCTACCATGAGGTAGTATTTACAGCCCTGTTTTTCAAACCAGAATTACACGAAATCGTGGAAGGAGAAGTTATTGAAGTAACCGAATTCGGAGCCTTTATACGAATCGGACCCATGGACGGATTAGTACACGTGTCTCAGGTAACTGATGATTACATAAACTATGATGGAAAAAGAGGGGCGTTAATTGGAAAAGAATCCAAGAAAACATTAGAAGAAGGTAACCGAGTACGTGCCAGAATCGTGGCCCTTAGCCTGAAGGGTAAATCTTCCAAAGAAACCAAAATCGGCCTCACCATGAGACAACCCAACCTTGGACGTTTAGAATGGATAGAAAAAGAAAAAGAGAAAAAAAGTAAAAAGGGAAAGAAAGGTAAAAAGGAGAAAAAATAAATGGTCACCAAAGCATGCACACGGTGTCACCGACTCATGGAAGAAGACAGATGTGCTGTCTGTAATATGGCCACTTCCAAAAACTGGAGTGGTTTTTTAATTATTGTGGATCCTGAAAACTCACCCATTGCCCAGGAACTACAGATCACGTTACCTGGAGAATATGCACTGAGGGTTCGCTAGTGCTAATACTAAAAAAAAAATTACGATCAGACTTGAAAAAACCATTAGGAGATCTCTATCCCTCTTTGGATGATGTGGAGGATTTTCTAAAATCAAAATATGCTGATGACTTGTTAATTTCCGTGGGTGATGTAACCACCCATAATCTGCAGAAAGCAGGATTAATCCCCCACCTGGGAATCATTGACAATATTGTAGAAAGAAACCCCGCATCCTATGATATGGTCTATGATAATGTAACTTTAAATGTGAAAAACCCCCCGGGAGCTATAACCGACGAGTTGCAAGAGACTATCAAAAAAGCATTCAAACTGGTTAAATCCGGTTTTCATGTTTTAATCCTGGTGGACGGTGAAGAAGACCTGGCAGTTATCCCCTGCATCTTAACAGCCCCAACCGGATCTCTTGTTCTTTATGGACAGCCTGGTGAGGGTTTAGTGGTTTGTGAAGTTGATAAGGTTATAAATAAGGTTAAAAAGTTTAAAGATAAATTAGAGGAACAATAAGGAGAGAATATCATGGAGATAGACATTAAAGAACAGGTTGAAAATCCCGTTTTAAACCGAACTGAAATACACTTTGACTGCATTTACCAGGGAGAATCCACTCCAAAAGTACTGGAAATTAAAAATCGACTCGTTGCACAGTTAGATGTGGACAAAAACTTATTAGTGGTTGATAATGTAAAACCCAGCTTTGGTGAAGGCAAAGCCAATGGTTATGCTAAGTTATATGATTCTGAAGAAAAACTGGTTCAAATAGAAAAACAGCACGTTCTGGAAAAGAATAAAGAACCAGTTAAAGAAGAAGAATCAGAAGAATAATGGTAATCATCCGAATTAGTTAGGAGAGATGGAATAATGAAAAAATTCGAATTATACGAAGTCAAAGATAACAAAATCGTCCGCAAAAACCCTGAATGTGTGCGATGCTCCCACGGTGTTTTCATGGCAGATCATGGCGACCGTTACGCCTGTGGAAAATGTGGTTACACCCAGTGGAAGAATAAAAACGACAAAAAATAATGATGCAAGTTAATGTAAAATAAATAAAAGATCAATTTAAAATAAAAGGTGTGTTTTTTTGAATCTCCGCTCTGGAAGACTTAAAGGGCAGATGAAGGGTGAAGTTGCTGATTTCACATCATCCCTGGAATTTGACCGTCGTATCTTCCAGGCAGATGTTCGTTGCAACCAGGCACACACCACCATGCTCATTGAGCAGGGAATCATCCCCAGTGATATTGGGAAAAAGATCCTCAAAGCCCTGGATGAACTTGAAAAGGAAGGTATCACCGCTCTGAAACTGGATTCTGCTGTTGAAGATATTCACATGGCTGTGGAAAACTATGTGACCAGTAAAATCGGACCTGAAGCCGGTTTCATGCACACTGCCAAGTCACGTAACGACCAGGTGGCAACCGACCTTAGAATAGCATTGAAAGAAGAAATTGAAGAAATAGAAAAGGAACTACTGCTTTTTATTAAGATTACCATCCAGATGGCTCAGAATCATTTGGATAGCATAATGGTAGGCTACACTCACTTGCAACATGCTCAGCCCACCACTTTTGCCCATCACCTTATTTCTTACGCTCAAGCACTTAAAAGGGATTATGGAAGGCTTTATGATGCTTATCATCGGATGAACCTATGTCCTTTGGGTTCAGCTGCACTCACCACCACCAGTTTCCCCATTAACAGGGAGCAAACTGCTAAACTACTTGGATTTTCCGGTCCCATGGAAAACTCCATTGACGGGGTTAGCAGCCGGGATTTTATAGCTGAAACTGTTTTCGCCCTTACTCTTCTGGGAACCACCCTATCCAAGATTTCAGAGGAGCTCATTATCTGGAGTACTTATGAATTCCGTATGGTGGAATTGGCAGATGAATTCTCATCAACATCATCCATAATGCCCCAAAAAAAGAATCCTGATGTTGCAGAGATTGTTCGGGGAAAAACTGCCGTGTTAAACGGTGAATTAGTTACCATTCTTACCATCATCAAATCATTACCCCAGAGCTACAACCGGGACCTGCAGGAAGTCACACCACACCTATGGAAAGCTACTGACACATTGCACTCTGCACTGAGGATCAC is drawn from Methanobacterium petrolearium and contains these coding sequences:
- a CDS encoding inorganic diphosphatase is translated as MNLWKDVKTGPSAPEVVYAVIEIPKGSRNKYEYDKDMEAFALDRVLYSPFHYPAEYGIIPQTLYDDGDPMDILVIMDQATFPGCVIDARPIGMMRMIDGGDQDDKILAVPVEDPHYKDVQDINDVPQAFLDEVAHFFAEYKRLEGKETEILGWENATKAKKAIVHSMELYQE
- a CDS encoding DNA-directed RNA polymerase; the protein is MSKIDDTVRIPPNRFDEPLKEVASEIINESYVGKIDKKMGLMVTVKDIEKIGVGKVIMGDGAAYHEVVFTALFFKPELHEIVEGEVIEVTEFGAFIRIGPMDGLVHVSQVTDDYINYDGKRGALIGKESKKTLEEGNRVRARIVALSLKGKSSKETKIGLTMRQPNLGRLEWIEKEKEKKSKKGKKGKKEKK
- the spt4 gene encoding transcription elongation factor subunit Spt4, yielding MVTKACTRCHRLMEEDRCAVCNMATSKNWSGFLIIVDPENSPIAQELQITLPGEYALRVR
- a CDS encoding GTP-dependent dephospho-CoA kinase family protein, which gives rise to MLILKKKLRSDLKKPLGDLYPSLDDVEDFLKSKYADDLLISVGDVTTHNLQKAGLIPHLGIIDNIVERNPASYDMVYDNVTLNVKNPPGAITDELQETIKKAFKLVKSGFHVLILVDGEEDLAVIPCILTAPTGSLVLYGQPGEGLVVCEVDKVINKVKKFKDKLEEQ
- a CDS encoding 30S ribosomal protein S24e, with translation MEIDIKEQVENPVLNRTEIHFDCIYQGESTPKVLEIKNRLVAQLDVDKNLLVVDNVKPSFGEGKANGYAKLYDSEEKLVQIEKQHVLEKNKEPVKEEESEE
- a CDS encoding 30S ribosomal protein S27ae codes for the protein MKKFELYEVKDNKIVRKNPECVRCSHGVFMADHGDRYACGKCGYTQWKNKNDKK
- the argH gene encoding argininosuccinate lyase, with amino-acid sequence MNLRSGRLKGQMKGEVADFTSSLEFDRRIFQADVRCNQAHTTMLIEQGIIPSDIGKKILKALDELEKEGITALKLDSAVEDIHMAVENYVTSKIGPEAGFMHTAKSRNDQVATDLRIALKEEIEEIEKELLLFIKITIQMAQNHLDSIMVGYTHLQHAQPTTFAHHLISYAQALKRDYGRLYDAYHRMNLCPLGSAALTTTSFPINREQTAKLLGFSGPMENSIDGVSSRDFIAETVFALTLLGTTLSKISEELIIWSTYEFRMVELADEFSSTSSIMPQKKNPDVAEIVRGKTAVLNGELVTILTIIKSLPQSYNRDLQEVTPHLWKATDTLHSALRITREMLASAEFKDERGEELARANFSAATELADLMVKEGGLPFRTAHQIVGRTVSTALDKGMKAEDVDAQFLDDISQELTGKTLGIDESIVKKALDPQEIIGSRKVIGGPAPSMVQEVIDNLREFVDNPS